A genome region from Nocardiopsis exhalans includes the following:
- a CDS encoding phosphoketolase family protein: MALDRLDSTELEWLDAYWRAANYLSVGQIYLLDNPLLRQPLRPEHIKPRLLGHWGTTPGLNFCYAHLNRVIRARDADMIYVMGPGHGGPAAVANSWLEGSYSQVYPDVSQDEEGMRRLFRQFSFPGGIPSHVAPETPGSIHEGGELGYSLAHAFGAAFDNPDLVVSCVVGDGEAETGPLAASWHSAKFLDPVRDGAVLPILHLNGYKIANPTVLARMPEEELIKMLEGMGYQPLIVSGSEPASMHRRMARVLDEAMDRIAAIQRQARQGAGSAGQPFERAVWPMVVLRSPKGWTGPREVDGVPVEGTWRSHQVPLSGVRSDPEHLRQLEEWMRSYRPQELFEDSGAPVAELVALAPEGERRMGANPHANGGALLRDLVLPDFRRYAVEFDGHGRHTSQATQVLGRFLRDVVRSNPDNFRIMGPDETASNRLSAVYEVTDKVWQEEVLPTDEHLGRHGQVMEVLSEHLCQGWLEGYLLTGRHGVFNSYEAFVHIVDAMFNQHAKWLKVTRHLAWRRPIASLNYLLSSHVWRQDHNGFTHQDPGFLDVVMNKPAELVRVYLPPDANSLLSVTDHCLRSRDYVNVVVAGKQPAPDYLPMDEAVAHCTRGIGIWEWASTGGGADPDVVLACAGDVPALETLAAADLLRQFFPELGVRVVNVVDLMRLQPAGEHPHGLPDAEYEALFTTDKPVIFAFHGYPWLVHRLTYRRRGHENLHVRGYKEKGTTTTPFDMVMLNDLDRFHLVIDVIDRVPGLAQRAAHVRQRMVDERLRHRAHTREFGEDPASVREWVWPY, encoded by the coding sequence ATGGCCCTGGACCGGCTGGACTCGACCGAACTGGAATGGCTGGACGCCTACTGGAGGGCGGCCAACTATCTGTCGGTGGGACAGATCTACCTGCTGGACAACCCGTTGCTACGCCAGCCCCTGCGACCCGAGCACATCAAGCCGCGCCTGCTCGGGCACTGGGGCACGACCCCGGGGCTGAACTTCTGTTACGCGCACCTGAACCGGGTGATCCGGGCGCGCGATGCGGACATGATCTACGTGATGGGGCCCGGGCACGGCGGTCCGGCGGCGGTGGCCAACTCCTGGTTGGAGGGCAGCTACAGCCAGGTCTACCCGGACGTGTCCCAGGACGAGGAGGGGATGCGCCGCCTGTTCCGGCAGTTCTCCTTCCCCGGCGGGATTCCCAGCCACGTGGCGCCCGAGACACCCGGATCCATCCACGAAGGCGGAGAGCTCGGGTACTCACTGGCGCACGCCTTCGGTGCGGCCTTCGACAACCCCGACCTGGTGGTCAGCTGCGTGGTGGGCGACGGCGAAGCCGAGACCGGTCCCCTGGCGGCCAGCTGGCACTCCGCCAAGTTCCTGGATCCGGTGCGTGATGGGGCGGTGCTGCCGATCCTGCACCTGAACGGGTACAAGATCGCCAACCCCACGGTGCTGGCTCGTATGCCCGAGGAGGAACTGATCAAGATGCTGGAGGGCATGGGGTATCAGCCGCTGATCGTCAGCGGCTCCGAGCCCGCCTCGATGCACCGGCGTATGGCCCGGGTACTGGACGAGGCGATGGACCGGATCGCCGCCATTCAGAGGCAGGCGCGCCAGGGGGCGGGGAGCGCGGGACAGCCCTTTGAGCGTGCGGTGTGGCCGATGGTGGTGCTGCGCTCCCCCAAGGGGTGGACCGGGCCTCGGGAGGTCGACGGTGTGCCGGTGGAGGGCACCTGGCGCTCGCACCAGGTGCCGCTTTCGGGGGTACGGTCCGATCCCGAGCACCTGCGGCAGCTGGAGGAGTGGATGCGCTCCTACCGGCCGCAGGAGTTGTTCGAGGATTCGGGTGCGCCGGTGGCGGAACTGGTGGCGTTGGCGCCCGAGGGTGAGCGGCGGATGGGTGCGAACCCGCACGCCAACGGTGGTGCGTTGTTGCGAGATCTGGTGTTGCCTGATTTTCGCCGGTACGCGGTGGAGTTCGACGGGCATGGGAGGCACACCAGCCAGGCCACGCAGGTGCTGGGGCGTTTCCTGCGTGATGTGGTGCGCTCCAACCCGGACAACTTTCGGATCATGGGCCCCGATGAGACGGCCTCGAACCGGTTGTCGGCTGTGTATGAGGTCACGGACAAGGTGTGGCAGGAGGAGGTGCTGCCCACCGACGAGCATCTGGGGCGGCACGGTCAGGTGATGGAGGTGCTCAGTGAGCACCTGTGCCAGGGGTGGTTGGAGGGGTACCTGCTGACCGGGCGGCACGGGGTGTTCAACAGCTATGAGGCGTTCGTGCACATCGTGGACGCGATGTTCAACCAGCACGCCAAGTGGTTGAAGGTGACCCGTCACCTGGCCTGGCGGCGGCCGATCGCCTCGCTGAACTACCTGTTGTCCTCGCATGTGTGGCGTCAGGACCACAACGGTTTCACACACCAGGATCCGGGGTTCTTGGACGTGGTGATGAACAAGCCCGCGGAGCTGGTGCGGGTGTACCTGCCGCCGGACGCGAACTCGTTGCTGTCGGTGACCGACCACTGTCTGCGCTCGCGGGACTACGTGAACGTGGTGGTGGCCGGTAAGCAGCCGGCCCCGGACTATCTGCCGATGGATGAGGCGGTGGCGCACTGCACGCGTGGGATCGGGATCTGGGAGTGGGCCAGTACCGGGGGCGGGGCTGACCCGGATGTGGTGCTGGCGTGTGCGGGTGATGTGCCGGCGTTGGAGACGCTGGCCGCCGCGGACCTGTTGCGGCAGTTCTTTCCCGAGCTGGGTGTGCGGGTGGTGAACGTGGTTGACCTGATGCGTTTGCAGCCGGCCGGTGAGCATCCGCACGGGTTGCCCGATGCAGAGTACGAGGCGCTGTTCACCACTGACAAGCCGGTGATCTTCGCTTTCCACGGGTACCCGTGGTTGGTGCACCGGTTGACCTATCGGCGCAGGGGCCATGAGAACCTGCACGTTCGGGGATACAAGGAGAAGGGGACCACGACCACACCGTTCGACATGGTGATGTTGAACGACCTGGACCGGTTCCACCTGGTGATCGACGTGATCGACCGTGTTCCGGGGTTGGCGCAGCGGGCGGCGCACGTGCGCCAGCGGATGGTGGATGAGCGGTTGCGGCACCGGGCTCACACACGGGAGTTCGGTGAGGACCCCGCGTCGGTACGCGAATGGGTGTGGCCTTACTGA